In a genomic window of Coregonus clupeaformis isolate EN_2021a chromosome 27, ASM2061545v1, whole genome shotgun sequence:
- the LOC121541216 gene encoding zinc finger protein 697-like — protein MASRRGNSNSGMDSPLNSNSTAGGANRKQSIINAPNRAGTESCYDRKVEKAEYAHQACQGNMTVSSLKTRLAPTIRTTLSAAVDTLLGEVVLVLNETQQELVNKEQENERLKVELRTLQECLSSAQKLIDQLQIPFPGAQTMGQSVFAPSLTSIGSMNTSMDRDRQSHRNVNGADGRCVSGVDLEMGGSLSESLHGYDSRDDYKMCQLSIQPDGSVTNHSMDSYAANAPNICSDPSRPDERRQQQGTREGGTRFEIKEEQGPGPSSGPGQACRRGPGPRSAGGAGGGGEQTAQNVGDLGYIHVVEQDGSSRSGSYSLRHPKPMRPRTATGGSAQGELAGQKAVLRAPGAVGRDSMSPGRAGEIAGPSTSPGDPDADRPHHCLECGKTFRLISSLKKHIRIHTGEKPYPCGVCGRRFRESGALKTHLRIHTGEKPYSCSECPKIFRHLDGLRKHQRTHTGDKPYVCAICGKRLSRLQHLKHHQRIHTGEKPCVCPFCNRTFKEPAALRKHVRTHREESGDMEAGLGEEPDPDALDNINSLHPAAPSPQMRFDEWGADGDDVDCV, from the exons atggcCTCCAGGCGAGGAAATAGTAACAGCGGCATGGATTCTCCGTTGAATAGCAATAGCACAGCCGGTGGTGCTAATCGTAAACAAAGTATAATCAACGCCCCAAACCGAGCTGGGACTGAGTCTTGTTATGATCGTAAAGTAGAGAAGGCTGAGTATGCGCACCAAGCATGCCAGGGCAACATGACTGTATCCTCACTCAAGACACGATTAGCCCCGACCATTCGAACCACGTTATCCGCTGCTGTGGATACCCTCTTGGGCGAGGTAGTACTTGTGCTCAACGAGACGCAACAAGAGCTGGTTAACAAGGAGCAGGAGAACGAAAGACTCAAAGTGGAATTGAGGACGTTGCAGGAATGCCTTAGCAGCGCCCAAAAGTTAATTGACCAGTTGCAAATTCCATTCCCTGGTGCACAGACCATGGGTCAGTCAGTTTTCGCCCCCTCTCTCACATCTATTGGCTCTATGAACACAAGTATGGACAGGGACCGCCAGAGCCACCGAAATGTCAACGGCGCGGACGGCCGGTGTGTTTCCGGGGTCGACCTAGAGATGGGTGGCTCTCTCAGTGAGTCTCTGCATGGGTACGACTCCAGGGATGACTATAAAATGTGTCAGCTCTCTATCCAACCAGACGGCTCTGTGACCAACCATTCTATGGACTCCTATGCTGCCAACGCACCTAACATCTGCTCCGACCCCAGCCGGCCAG ATGAGAGGAGGCAGCAACAGGGGACACGAGAAGGAGGAACGAGATTTGAGATCAAAGAAGAGCAGGGGCCTGGTCCAAGTTCAGGTCCAGGGCAGGCCTGCAGGAGAGGGCCAGGGCCAAGGAGCGCCGGGGGTGCTGGCGGCGGTGGTGAGCAGACGGCCCAGAATGTGGGTGATCTGGGATATATCCATGTGGTGGAGCAGGATGGGTCATCGCGCTCCGGCAGCTACTCTCTTCGTCACCCAAAACCCATGAGGCCGCGTACCGCCACTGGTGGTTCGGCTCAGGGTGAACTGGCAGGACAGAAAGCGGTGTTGAGGGCTCCTGGAGCAGTGGGAAGGGACAGCATGTCCCCAGGTAGGGCGGGAGAGATAGCAGGACCGTCCACCTCTCCAGGAGACCCAGATGCAGATCGCCCCCACCACTGTCTGGAGTGTGGGAAGACCTTCCGCCTCATTTCCAGCCTGAAGAAGCACATCCGcatccacacaggagagaagccctaccCGTGTGGGGTGTGTGGCCGCCGCTTCCGTGAGTCAGGGGCCTTGAAAACCCATCTTCGAATTCACACAGGCGAGAAGCCCTACTCCTGCTCTGAATGTCCTAAAATCTTCCGCCATTTAGATGGCCTGCGCAAGCACCAGCGCACCCACACTGGTGACAAGCCCTACGTGTGCGCCATATGTGGCAAGCGTCTGAGCCGACTGCAGCACCTGAAGCACCACCAGCGCATCCACACCGGAGAGAAGCCCTGCGTCTGCCCCTTCTGTAACCGCACCTTCAAGGAGCCTGCGGCACTGCGCAAGCATGTCCGCACTCACCGTGAGGAGTCTGGAGACATGGAGGCAGGCCTGGGAGAGGAGCCGGACCCAGACGCCCTGGACAACATCAACAGCCTCCACCCTGCTGCCCCCTCCCCTCAGATGAGGTTTGATGAGTGGGGAGCTGATGGGGACGATGTGGACTGTGTGTAG
- the LOC121541875 gene encoding zinc finger protein 417: protein MDHLGHPLFPPSLSVRAEPVPQTLGHSVGLRLDEHLGVALDVEEILEYWRLDPVCSPGGSKTGVGDPKTFPAGNKTPAAMMGDVPVFTLASQMDMSNGGVTCEPCDVKKVPTETKCSELISLHIRSKEKQQSESIKKSELDLSQCKSEIMSECPEMKVEDPIWAYYSQNESGMTPVLHKTIPVNKESLNATVAVKTENEVDSEMKVEDPIWACSFAEQEKRVTRFERKTYAAHLKEEPVDIEIGGTESPFSSALGSSTSQENAVQLTLTNRCDQDGNGVLYAVKPAEEQSVKNSTETHYVKREMVDIKNEDPIWANFHLNEVRKDLKPKYDHIASLLPSIIENNHQPPTFKEMLSLRTESRQPIYMVKVLVPTITGGQEHTMTSDPKGFPQPISHWPSKKQRLESEPGDQSLASNSTQANKNQISHHKPQQQDGTSGFYTSAPSHHTDISQSDLGSQSNATEPSLPMRGTGIKHLHQTSNTYIKHQPSTATEMINTCQLCGKSIASHKQDKDLGELPTEAVKGQGKTDKTKPWTCCVCKATFKGQGMWGFHRQKHISGLKCPECGKCFKTKHSLDVHMKTHSKERPFSCEECGKTYRTLSLRNAHIYSCHKTPDHVCQECGKSFRQRAHLDIHMNIHTGNRPYQCTACDATFKSPSALYTHKTIHTGEKPFACPQCGMSFRLNGFLTVHLATHSTTKGTLHNKSGKSPSKREQSDSVTLSDSTPQTPTSRETRSQRKLKQVENLR, encoded by the coding sequence ATGGACCACCTTGGACATCCTCTCTTTCCTCCGAGCCTGTCAGTGAGAGCTGAACCTGTGCCTCAAACGCTGGGACATTCAGTCGGTTTAAGACTAGACGAGCATCTGGGTGTGGCTCTGGATGTTGAGGAGATCCTGGAGTACTGGAGACTGGACCCTGTTTGCAGCCCTGGAGGTTCAAAGACAGGAGTTGGAGATCCAAAGACATTCCCAGCCGGTAACAAGACACCAGCAGCTATGATGGGGGATGTTCCTGTGTTTACTCTAGCCTCACAAATGGATATGTCCAATGGAGGAGTAACATGTGAGCCATGTGATGTTAAGAAAGTACCTACAGAGACCAAATGCAGTGAATTGATCTCCCTTCACATTAGATCCAAAGAGAAGCAGCAGTCAGAGTCTATTAAAAAGAGTGAATTGGATTTATCTCAGTGTAAAAGTGAGATTATGTCTGAATGTCCTGAGATGAAAGTTGAAGATCCTATTTGGGCATATTATTCTCAGAATGAATCCGGCATGACTCCAGTTTTACACAAAACCATCCCAGTCAATAAAGAGTCCTTAAATGCTACTGTAGCTGTCAAAACAGAAAATGAGGTTGATTCTGAAATGAAAGTCGAGGATCCTATTTGGGCATGTTCTTTTGCAGAACAGGAAAAAAGGGTGACTAGGTTTGAAAGGAAAACATATGCTGCACATCTGAAAGAGGAACCTGTAGATATTGAGATTGGAGGTACTGAGAGTCCATTTAGCTCTGCTCTTGGTTCATCCACCTCACAGGAAAACGCTGTTCAGCTGACTCTGACTAACAGATGTGATCAAGATGGAAATGGAGTCCTATATGCAGTGAAACCTGCTGAAGAACAAAGTGTGAAAAACTCTACAGAAACTCACTATGTGAAACGGGAAATGGTGGACATCAAAAATGAAGATCCCATATGGGCTAATTTTCACCTGAATGAGGTAAGAAAGGATTTGAAGCCAAAATATGATCATATAGCATCTCTGCTTCCATCAATTATAGAAAACAACCATCAGCCTCCAACCTTCAAGGAAATGCTGTCATTGAGGACTGAGAGTAGGCAACCCATCTATATGGTCAAAGTGTTAGTACCCACAATCACAGGAGGGCAGGAACACACTATGACCTCTGACCCAAAAGGCTTTCCTCAGCCCATTTCACACTGGCCCAGCAAAAAGCAAAGGTTGGAGAGCGAGCCTGGTGACCAATCGCTGGCCTCTAACTCTACACAGGCAAATAAAAACCAGATATCACACCATAAGCCACAGCAGCAAGATGGTACATCTGGGTTTTATACGTCTGCTCCGTCTCATCATACAGACATTTCCCAGTCAGACCTGGGTTCTCAGTCAAATGCGACAGAACCCTCATTACCAATGCGAGGTACAGGTATAAAACATCTGCATCAAACATCAAACACCTACATCAAACATCAACCATCTACTGCAACAGAAATGATAAATACCTGCCAACTATGTGGTAAATCCATTGCTTCACATAAACAGGACAAAGATCTGGGGGAACTGCCAACAGAGGCTGTAAAAGGACAGGGAAAGACAGACAAAACTAAACCCTGGACATGTTGTGTATGTAAAGCAACATTTAAAGGCCAAGGAATGTGGGGGTTTCACAGACAAAAACACATTAGTGGTTTAAAATGCCCTGAGTGTGGAAAGTGTTTTAAAACAAAACATAGCTTGGATGTTCATATGAAGACACATTCTAAGGAAAGGCCTTTCTCTTGTGAGGAGTGCGGCAAGACCTATCGCACTCTCAGCCTTCGCAACGCACACATTTACAGTTGTCACAAAACTCCTGACCATGTCTGTCAGGAGTGTGGCAAGAGTTTTAGGCAAAGAGCCCACCTGGACATTCACATGAacatacacacaggaaacagACCCTATCAGTGCACAGCCTGTGATGCTACCTTCAAGTCACCCTCAGCACTGTATACGCACAAGACTATTCACACAGGTGAGAAGCCCTTTGCCTGCCCTCAGTGTGGCATGAGCTTCCGCCTCAATGGCTTTCTCACTGTCCACCTGGCCACACACTCTACCACCAAAGGAACACTGCACAATAAATCAGGGAAAAGCCCATCTAAGAGGGAGCAGTCAGACTCAGTCACCCTCTCTGACTCCACACCTCAAACCCCCACCTCTAGAGAGACCAGGAGTCAGAGGAAACTGAAGCAGGTGGAAAACTTAAGGTGA